Proteins encoded within one genomic window of Flavobacterium gilvum:
- the tsf gene encoding translation elongation factor Ts: MATITAADVNKLRQTTGAGMMDCKKALVEADGDFDKAIQNLREKGQKVAANRSDRESSEGAAVSFVNADKTKGAIITLNCETDFVGKNESFVTLAKNLAERAINFSSKEEFLASDFNGITVAEKLIEQTGVIGEKIEIGGFEILEGAFVGSYVHVNKIAALTAISAPIANGDVLTKDISMQVASMGADTLSYKDFDPAFVASELAARIAVIEKENEEAKRLGKTLKNVPKYISFSQLTEEVLKQAEEDAKAELKAEGKPEQIWDKILPGKVQRFISDNTTLDQEKALLDQNFIKDDSKKVGDYVKGFNVEITGFKRVTLG; the protein is encoded by the coding sequence ATGGCAACAATTACTGCTGCAGACGTAAATAAATTAAGACAAACTACAGGTGCCGGAATGATGGACTGTAAAAAAGCTTTAGTTGAAGCTGATGGAGATTTCGATAAAGCTATACAAAACCTTAGAGAAAAAGGACAAAAAGTTGCCGCTAACCGTTCTGACCGTGAGTCTTCTGAAGGAGCTGCTGTTTCTTTTGTTAATGCTGACAAAACTAAAGGAGCTATCATCACTTTAAACTGCGAAACAGATTTCGTAGGTAAAAATGAGTCTTTCGTAACTTTGGCTAAAAATTTAGCTGAAAGAGCTATCAACTTCTCTTCTAAAGAAGAATTCTTAGCTTCAGATTTCAACGGAATTACTGTTGCTGAAAAATTAATCGAGCAAACTGGCGTTATCGGTGAGAAAATCGAAATCGGCGGTTTTGAAATCTTAGAAGGTGCTTTCGTTGGATCTTATGTTCACGTTAACAAAATTGCTGCATTAACTGCAATTTCTGCTCCAATTGCTAATGGTGACGTTTTAACTAAAGATATCTCTATGCAAGTTGCTTCTATGGGAGCTGACACATTATCTTACAAAGATTTTGATCCTGCTTTCGTTGCTTCTGAACTTGCAGCTCGTATTGCTGTAATCGAAAAAGAAAATGAAGAGGCAAAACGTTTAGGAAAAACTTTAAAAAATGTTCCTAAATATATTTCTTTCTCTCAATTAACTGAAGAAGTTTTAAAACAAGCTGAAGAAGATGCTAAAGCTGAATTAAAAGCTGAAGGTAAACCAGAACAAATTTGGGATAAAATTCTTCCAGGAAAAGTTCAACGTTTCATCTCTGACAATACTACTTTGGACCAAGAGAAAGCATTATTGGATCAAAACTTCATCAAAGATGACAGTAAAAAAGTTGGTGATTACGTTAAAGGATTCAACGTTGAAATTACAGGTTTCAAAAGAGTTACTTTAGGATAA
- the rpsB gene encoding 30S ribosomal protein S2, producing the protein MSNKVEVKELLEAGVHFGHMTRKWDPNMAPYIYMERNGIHIINLYKTAAKIEEANEALKKIAASGRKILFVATKKQAKDIVADKAKAANMPYITERWPGGMLTNFVTIRKAVKKMSSIDKMKKDGTFNTLSKKEKLQIDRLRAKLEKNLGSIADMSRLPAALFVVDIKAEHIAIKEAQKLNIPVFAMVDTNSDPREVDYVIPANDDASKSIEKILSLVTTSIIDGLANRTSDKEADATEVVAEAEAPAVEAEEAPATEE; encoded by the coding sequence ATGTCAAACAAAGTAGAAGTAAAAGAATTACTAGAAGCAGGTGTTCATTTCGGACACATGACTAGAAAATGGGATCCAAACATGGCTCCTTACATTTATATGGAGCGTAATGGTATTCACATTATCAATCTATATAAAACTGCAGCAAAAATAGAAGAGGCAAATGAAGCTTTGAAAAAAATCGCTGCATCAGGTAGAAAAATTTTATTCGTAGCTACCAAAAAACAAGCTAAAGACATCGTTGCTGACAAAGCAAAAGCTGCAAACATGCCTTACATCACTGAAAGATGGCCAGGTGGAATGCTTACTAACTTCGTAACTATCAGAAAGGCAGTTAAAAAAATGTCTTCTATTGATAAAATGAAGAAAGATGGTACATTCAACACTCTTTCTAAGAAAGAAAAATTGCAAATCGATCGTCTTCGTGCTAAATTAGAGAAAAACTTAGGTTCAATCGCAGATATGTCTAGACTTCCTGCCGCATTGTTCGTAGTAGATATCAAAGCTGAACACATCGCAATAAAAGAAGCTCAAAAATTAAACATTCCAGTTTTCGCAATGGTTGATACCAATTCTGATCCACGTGAAGTAGATTATGTTATCCCTGCAAATGATGATGCTTCTAAATCAATTGAGAAAATTTTATCTTTAGTAACTACTTCTATCATTGATGGTCTTGCAAACAGAACTTCTGATAAAGAAGCTGATGCTACTGAAGTTGTTGCTGAAGCTGAAGCTCCAGCTGTTGAAGCTGAAGAAGCTCCTGCAACTGAAGAATAA
- the rpsI gene encoding 30S ribosomal protein S9, which yields MGVIHKIGRRKTAVARVYVSEGTGVITVNKKPFATYFPTATLQYKVLQPLSMTENASNFDVKVNVYGGGSNGQAEAVRMALARVMCEVGAENRSILKPEGLLTRDPRMVERKKFGQKKARKRFQFSKR from the coding sequence ATGGGAGTTATTCACAAAATCGGTAGAAGAAAAACCGCTGTTGCACGTGTTTATGTTTCTGAAGGAACTGGAGTAATCACTGTAAACAAAAAACCATTCGCAACTTATTTCCCAACTGCAACTTTACAATACAAAGTTTTGCAACCACTGTCTATGACAGAAAATGCATCAAACTTTGACGTAAAAGTAAACGTTTACGGAGGTGGTTCTAATGGTCAAGCAGAAGCTGTAAGAATGGCATTGGCACGCGTAATGTGTGAAGTAGGTGCTGAAAACAGATCTATCTTGAAACCAGAAGGTTTATTAACAAGAGACCCAAGAATGGTTGAACGTAAGAAATTCGGTCAGAAGAAAGCTCGTAAGAGATTCCAATTCTCTAAACGTTAA
- the rplM gene encoding 50S ribosomal protein L13 produces MNALSYKTISATKANSTKEWIVVDADGHNLGRLASKVAMILRGKYKPSYTPHVDCGDNVIVINSEKINLTGNKLDEKTYIRHTGYPGGQRSLTAKVMQAKNPALLVEKAVKGMLPKNKLGAELFRNLNVVVGSEHKHGAQKPRTVNLNDLK; encoded by the coding sequence GTGAACGCATTAAGCTACAAGACAATTTCAGCAACAAAAGCCAATTCTACAAAAGAATGGATTGTTGTAGACGCTGATGGTCATAACTTAGGTCGTCTTGCTTCAAAAGTCGCTATGATTTTGAGAGGTAAATACAAGCCAAGTTACACACCACACGTAGACTGTGGAGATAACGTAATTGTTATCAACTCAGAAAAAATCAACCTTACAGGTAACAAATTGGATGAAAAAACATACATCCGTCACACTGGTTACCCTGGAGGACAAAGAAGTTTAACTGCTAAAGTTATGCAAGCTAAAAACCCTGCATTATTAGTAGAGAAAGCCGTAAAAGGAATGTTACCTAAAAACAAATTAGGAGCTGAACTTTTTAGAAATTTAAATGTTGTTGTAGGATCTGAGCATAAACACGGAGCTCAAAAACCTAGAACTGTTAACCTAAACGATCTTAAGTAA
- a CDS encoding LacI family DNA-binding transcriptional regulator, whose amino-acid sequence MKAKATLKQIARELDVSVSTVSKALNDSPEISEQTKNRIKEYAKLKNYKPNVIGLNLKNRKTKTIGVIIPNILNSFFAKVFSGIEKVADENGYNVIMCISNESLEKEAHTLEMLSNGTIDGFVLSISEEAQKQQEYNHLKEIINEGTPIVMFDRTTDEVECDKVIVDDFDSGHDATQHLIDLGCKNIALISSADNLSVGKLRAEGYLKALKDNNIPVNENIIIRSDSEMDFAEKINDLYSNNLVDGVFALDENDSVAALKIGVKKGYKIPRDLKIIGFADGILASRRLSPSLTTVSQHGIEIGEVAVKLLIDRLESKDEHKPYETVIIKTQLKERESTK is encoded by the coding sequence ATGAAAGCAAAAGCTACATTAAAACAAATTGCAAGAGAACTTGATGTATCGGTATCGACTGTTTCCAAAGCGCTTAATGACAGCCCTGAGATTAGCGAACAAACAAAAAACAGAATAAAAGAATACGCCAAATTAAAAAATTACAAGCCCAATGTTATCGGTTTGAATCTTAAAAACCGTAAAACAAAAACTATTGGAGTCATCATCCCTAATATATTGAATTCATTTTTCGCAAAAGTTTTCAGCGGTATAGAAAAGGTGGCAGATGAGAATGGTTATAATGTAATTATGTGTATTTCGAATGAGTCTTTGGAAAAAGAAGCTCATACACTCGAAATGTTGAGCAACGGAACTATTGACGGATTTGTTTTGTCAATTTCTGAAGAGGCTCAGAAACAGCAGGAATACAACCATTTGAAAGAAATTATCAATGAGGGAACTCCAATTGTAATGTTTGACAGAACCACCGATGAAGTAGAATGTGACAAAGTGATTGTTGATGATTTTGATTCTGGACATGATGCTACACAACATTTAATAGATCTAGGATGTAAAAATATTGCTTTGATTTCATCTGCAGATAATCTGAGTGTTGGAAAATTAAGAGCCGAAGGATATTTAAAAGCACTGAAAGATAATAATATACCCGTAAATGAGAATATTATTATAAGAAGTGACTCAGAAATGGATTTTGCTGAGAAAATTAATGACTTGTATTCGAATAATCTTGTTGATGGAGTTTTTGCCCTAGACGAAAATGATTCGGTTGCAGCATTAAAAATCGGAGTGAAAAAAGGATATAAGATACCAAGAGATCTTAAAATAATTGGTTTCGCTGATGGAATTCTTGCTTCCAGACGATTATCTCCTAGTTTGACAACTGTGAGTCAGCACGGTATTGAAATTGGAGAAGTTGCTGTAAAATTGCTGATCGACAGATTGGAATCAAAAGATGAGCACAAACCTTATGAAACCGTTATCATCAAAACACAACTAAAAGAAAGAGAGTCTACCAAGTAG
- a CDS encoding SGNH/GDSL hydrolase family protein, with protein sequence MKHIIVRASIFLLTIGFNGFAQQIVPKVKVTDNEKTLNSQWKGKRVAFLGDSMTDKRRVGTTCVYWEYLNELMGIEPSVYGISGNQWNDIYKQSLKLHDEKGTNVDVILIFAGTNDYNHNVSLGDFFSEVTKQTNFNGNVVTRKYRTPNLNDSTFCGRINKAMSYLKNNFPQQQIVIMTPIHRGYAKFNEKNVQPDENYANGEGLYIDSYVDVLKKAASYWAVPLIDLYSTSGLFPMADEQSQYFANKDTDRLHPNALGDYRLAKTIQYQLLALPSGFVTE encoded by the coding sequence ATGAAGCATATAATCGTAAGAGCAAGTATCTTTTTGTTGACAATTGGGTTTAATGGATTTGCACAGCAGATTGTTCCAAAAGTAAAAGTAACAGACAATGAAAAAACACTAAACTCACAATGGAAAGGAAAACGGGTGGCTTTTCTTGGGGATTCGATGACGGATAAACGTCGTGTTGGAACTACTTGTGTGTATTGGGAATATCTAAATGAATTGATGGGAATAGAGCCTTCTGTATATGGCATCAGCGGAAATCAGTGGAATGATATTTATAAACAATCTCTGAAACTGCATGATGAAAAAGGAACGAATGTTGACGTCATACTGATTTTTGCAGGTACAAATGACTATAACCACAATGTTTCATTAGGTGATTTTTTTAGCGAAGTGACAAAACAAACCAACTTTAACGGAAATGTGGTGACTCGTAAATACAGGACTCCAAACCTGAATGATTCAACCTTTTGTGGACGTATTAATAAAGCGATGTCTTACCTGAAGAATAATTTTCCGCAACAGCAAATTGTTATTATGACACCTATTCACAGGGGTTACGCTAAGTTTAACGAGAAGAATGTACAACCTGACGAAAACTATGCTAATGGAGAGGGTTTGTATATTGATTCCTATGTTGATGTTTTGAAAAAGGCGGCTTCCTATTGGGCGGTTCCGTTGATTGACCTCTATTCTACAAGTGGTCTGTTTCCAATGGCGGATGAACAATCGCAATATTTTGCAAACAAAGATACCGATAGACTACATCCCAATGCACTTGGTGATTATCGTCTAGCAAAAACCATTCAATATCAATTATTGGCATTGCCTTCGGGTTTTGTTACGGAATAG
- the polA gene encoding DNA polymerase I, translating into MSAQKRLFLLDAYALIFRGYFAFIKNPRINSKGMDTSAIMGFMNALMDVIKREKPDHLAVAFDKGGSTYRYEMYQEYKAHRDETPEAIKIAVPYIQELLKAMHIPIIEVPGFEADDLIGTLAKQAEKEDFKVFMVTPDKDFAQLVSENIFMYKPARMGNDIEIWGIPEVLEKFEIERPEQVIDYLGMMGDAADNIPGLPGVGEKTAKKLLKEFGSMENLLANTHQLKGAIKDKIEANADKGILSKKLAAILLDCPVQFNAADYELSKPDVEKTDELFQELEFRQMKTQFDKFFGTGKEYDEIDTNGNGNINGNDNINGNDNINDNEKIVKKVSAKKSNEDQFDLFGFSDEETGEVKSNSHYATLENTEHFYQSIQGDFAVKLLLQNLLQQTSVCFDTETTGIDALNAELVGMSFSYEKGKAFYVPFPENQVEAQALADKFKPFFENENIEKIGQNVKYDLKILSNYGVQIKGKLFDTMIAHYLINPDMRHNMDVLSETYLKYSPKSIEDLIGKKGKGQKSMREVALEDIKEYAAEDADITFQLKQNFSPILDKAETKKLFEEIEIPLIPVLAAMELEGINLDVPFLKSMSVEMAAESNALEQKIYETAGEKFNLASPKQLGDILFEKLKIGGAKQKKTKTGQYATGEEVLSYLANDNEIVRDILEWRQMVKLQSTYIDALPTQVDSKTGRVHTDYMQTVAATGRLSSNNPNLQNIPIRTERGRLIRKAFVARDENYTLVSADYSQIELRIIAALSGEENMIKAFQNKEDIHRSTAAKVFHIGLDEVTKEQRSNAKTVNFGIIYGVSAFGLSNQTSLSRKESAELIDAYYTTYPKLKSYMSNQVDFARKHGYVQTISGRRRYLKDINSANAVVRGAAERNAVNAPIQGSAADIIKIAMINIHKKLTTENWKSKMLLQVHDELVFDVHNSELEKIKPMIKYEMENAFKMDVPLDVEIGSGKDWLEAH; encoded by the coding sequence ATGTCTGCTCAAAAACGACTTTTTCTACTCGACGCTTACGCGCTTATCTTTCGTGGTTATTTTGCCTTTATAAAAAACCCAAGAATCAATTCCAAAGGAATGGACACATCGGCCATTATGGGATTTATGAATGCATTAATGGATGTAATCAAAAGAGAAAAACCCGACCATCTTGCAGTAGCTTTCGACAAAGGCGGAAGCACGTATCGCTACGAAATGTATCAGGAATACAAAGCACACCGCGATGAAACCCCCGAAGCCATAAAAATTGCCGTTCCTTATATTCAGGAATTATTAAAAGCAATGCACATTCCGATTATTGAGGTTCCGGGATTTGAAGCCGACGACTTGATTGGAACTTTGGCAAAACAAGCCGAAAAAGAAGATTTCAAAGTCTTTATGGTAACTCCTGATAAAGATTTTGCCCAATTAGTTTCAGAGAATATTTTTATGTACAAACCCGCAAGAATGGGGAACGACATCGAAATATGGGGAATCCCAGAGGTTTTAGAAAAATTCGAAATAGAACGTCCCGAACAAGTAATAGATTACCTTGGAATGATGGGCGATGCCGCCGATAATATTCCTGGATTACCTGGAGTTGGCGAAAAAACAGCCAAAAAATTACTCAAGGAATTTGGGTCAATGGAAAACCTTTTGGCAAACACCCACCAATTAAAAGGCGCCATAAAAGACAAAATTGAAGCCAATGCAGACAAAGGTATTTTGTCCAAAAAACTAGCCGCTATCCTACTCGATTGTCCGGTTCAGTTTAATGCTGCCGACTACGAATTATCAAAACCCGATGTCGAAAAAACAGACGAATTATTTCAGGAACTGGAATTCCGTCAAATGAAAACGCAGTTTGACAAATTCTTTGGAACCGGAAAAGAATATGACGAAATAGACACTAATGGTAATGGAAATATCAATGGCAATGACAATATCAATGGCAATGACAATATCAATGACAATGAAAAAATAGTTAAAAAAGTTTCCGCTAAAAAATCCAACGAAGACCAATTTGATTTATTCGGTTTTTCCGATGAAGAAACCGGCGAGGTAAAATCAAATTCGCATTACGCGACTTTAGAAAATACCGAACATTTTTATCAAAGTATTCAAGGTGATTTTGCCGTAAAATTACTTTTGCAAAATTTACTTCAACAAACTTCGGTTTGTTTCGACACCGAAACTACCGGAATTGATGCTTTGAACGCTGAACTTGTTGGAATGTCATTCTCGTATGAAAAAGGAAAAGCATTTTATGTTCCGTTTCCTGAAAATCAGGTAGAAGCACAAGCTTTGGCGGACAAATTCAAACCTTTCTTTGAAAATGAAAACATCGAAAAAATTGGTCAAAACGTAAAATACGATTTAAAAATTCTTTCGAATTATGGTGTTCAAATAAAAGGGAAATTGTTTGACACGATGATTGCGCATTATCTAATCAATCCCGATATGCGCCACAATATGGACGTTTTATCGGAAACCTATTTGAAATATTCACCAAAATCCATAGAAGATTTAATTGGCAAAAAAGGAAAAGGTCAAAAATCAATGCGTGAAGTCGCCTTGGAAGACATCAAAGAATACGCCGCCGAAGATGCCGACATTACCTTTCAATTAAAGCAAAATTTTAGCCCGATTCTCGACAAAGCCGAAACCAAAAAATTATTCGAGGAAATCGAAATCCCGTTAATCCCGGTTTTGGCCGCAATGGAATTGGAAGGGATCAATCTCGACGTTCCCTTTTTAAAATCGATGTCTGTTGAAATGGCTGCCGAAAGCAATGCATTGGAACAAAAAATATATGAAACTGCTGGTGAGAAATTCAATTTGGCTTCCCCAAAACAGTTGGGCGATATTTTATTCGAAAAATTAAAAATTGGCGGAGCCAAACAAAAGAAAACCAAAACCGGTCAATATGCCACTGGCGAAGAGGTTTTATCCTATCTGGCCAATGACAACGAAATTGTTCGTGACATTCTCGAATGGCGTCAAATGGTCAAACTGCAAAGTACTTATATCGATGCACTTCCCACACAAGTTGACTCCAAAACAGGTCGCGTTCACACCGATTATATGCAAACCGTTGCTGCAACGGGACGTTTGAGTTCGAACAATCCGAACTTGCAAAACATCCCAATCCGTACCGAAAGAGGACGATTAATCCGAAAAGCTTTTGTTGCCCGTGACGAAAATTACACTTTGGTTTCTGCGGATTATTCGCAAATAGAATTGCGTATTATCGCTGCTTTATCTGGAGAAGAAAACATGATTAAAGCCTTCCAAAACAAAGAAGACATTCACAGAAGTACTGCTGCAAAAGTTTTCCATATTGGATTAGATGAAGTAACAAAAGAACAACGAAGCAACGCCAAAACGGTGAACTTCGGAATTATATATGGTGTTTCGGCATTTGGATTGAGTAACCAAACCTCGCTTTCGCGAAAAGAAAGTGCGGAGTTGATTGATGCTTATTACACAACTTACCCGAAATTAAAATCATACATGTCTAATCAAGTGGATTTTGCCCGAAAACATGGTTACGTACAGACTATTTCCGGAAGAAGACGTTATTTGAAAGATATCAATTCGGCGAATGCCGTTGTCCGTGGTGCAGCAGAACGAAATGCTGTAAACGCTCCAATTCAAGGAAGCGCCGCCGACATCATCAAAATTGCGATGATTAATATCCACAAAAAATTAACGACTGAAAACTGGAAATCTAAAATGTTGCTTCAGGTTCATGATGAGCTTGTGTTTGATGTCCACAATTCGGAACTCGAAAAAATCAAACCGATGATTAAATACGAAATGGAAAACGCCTTCAAAATGGATGTTCCATTGGATGTTGAAATAGGTTCAGGAAAAGACTGGCTGGAAGCACATTGA
- a CDS encoding response regulator transcription factor — translation MKILIVEDNPELALEVREYLSGNGYICKISKNCEEALEEVNSNDYDILLLDLGLPDGSGFDVLKSIRKTESKVAVIIITAQGELEDRINGLQLGADDYLTKPFALTELGARLFAIIRRMHGYTVNQLDVHGFSLQLQDYKVSYKETAINLTKKEFDIFQYLVLNKNRVITRLQLTEHIWGDILEVNSDSNFIDVHVRNLRKKLDKHSPIEWFETVRNVGYRINV, via the coding sequence ATGAAGATTCTTATTGTTGAAGATAATCCGGAATTGGCCTTGGAGGTGAGAGAATATCTTTCTGGAAATGGTTATATCTGTAAAATTTCGAAGAATTGTGAGGAAGCGCTGGAGGAAGTCAATAGCAACGATTATGATATATTGCTTTTGGATTTGGGCTTGCCTGACGGAAGTGGTTTTGATGTTTTAAAAAGCATTCGAAAAACAGAATCAAAAGTTGCGGTAATCATCATCACTGCGCAAGGAGAACTAGAAGACAGGATAAATGGATTGCAGCTTGGGGCTGATGATTATCTGACAAAACCGTTTGCTTTGACCGAATTGGGAGCGCGCTTGTTTGCCATTATCCGCAGAATGCATGGGTATACGGTTAATCAGCTTGATGTTCACGGTTTTAGTCTTCAATTGCAAGATTATAAAGTGAGTTATAAAGAGACTGCCATTAATCTAACCAAAAAAGAGTTTGATATTTTTCAGTATTTGGTTTTGAATAAAAATCGGGTAATTACTCGTTTGCAATTGACCGAACATATTTGGGGTGATATCCTCGAAGTTAATTCTGATTCTAATTTTATAGATGTACATGTTCGGAATCTTAGAAAAAAATTGGATAAACATTCCCCGATTGAATGGTTTGAAACGGTACGGAATGTGGGGTATAGGATAAATGTGTGA
- a CDS encoding sensor histidine kinase gives MKIKHQLSIFNALSRLLLIMVLWMMLPVLVEKVVYNHINKSLLEKKQKFIVHLDKEEINDFIVRKDTSETYSSFSTLHSEFLLLSRLPSNSKINQTVFITEPRIIEEERNDYRILQYYFKYENTNYLLEIGNSLSEIKDLTFVIRIFFIIVLIIIVLITFIADTFYIEYLLKPFYRIIDKKIRHVNEPEAFDHTPIQSNSTDFQELDTVLNQMMDRITELFKKEKQFIANVSHELLTPIALLKNKFENLLQNESLDDDAVDKIVGALGTLDLLKKVIANLLLISKIENNQYAANEVIDFDEIITDLVADLQDRIEDKELSFYKNLQHHFSFKGNKTLMHILFYNLIVNAIKYNNPLGTIEIKDGFLNGNYFLSISDTGIGLSEKQQKNVFKRFARVSSDQEGQGLGLAIAESIAQFHHIVIELKSEIKVGTTFILLFSNESKLN, from the coding sequence ATGAAAATTAAACATCAGCTTTCTATTTTTAATGCGTTGTCGCGTTTGTTGCTGATAATGGTTTTATGGATGATGCTTCCTGTTTTGGTCGAAAAAGTGGTTTATAATCATATCAATAAAAGTTTGTTGGAGAAAAAACAAAAATTTATTGTGCATTTGGATAAGGAAGAAATAAATGATTTTATTGTCCGAAAAGATACGTCTGAGACTTATTCTAGTTTTTCGACTTTACACAGTGAGTTTCTTTTGCTTTCCAGATTGCCTTCTAATAGTAAAATAAATCAAACGGTTTTTATTACCGAACCAAGAATAATCGAAGAAGAACGCAATGATTATAGAATTCTTCAATATTATTTTAAGTACGAAAACACGAATTATCTTTTGGAAATTGGTAATAGTTTGAGCGAAATCAAAGATCTTACCTTTGTAATTAGGATTTTTTTCATAATTGTTTTAATCATAATTGTTCTGATTACCTTCATTGCTGATACATTTTATATCGAATATTTATTAAAACCTTTTTATAGAATAATTGATAAAAAAATCCGTCACGTAAACGAACCCGAGGCTTTTGATCACACTCCGATACAGTCAAATTCTACTGATTTTCAGGAATTGGATACTGTTCTTAATCAAATGATGGATAGAATCACTGAATTGTTTAAAAAAGAAAAACAGTTTATAGCCAATGTTTCTCATGAATTGTTGACTCCTATTGCGCTACTGAAAAATAAATTCGAAAATCTGCTTCAAAATGAATCCTTGGATGACGATGCTGTGGACAAAATAGTGGGAGCGCTCGGAACGCTAGACTTGCTGAAAAAAGTAATTGCGAATTTATTGTTGATTTCAAAAATTGAAAACAATCAATACGCAGCAAATGAAGTTATAGATTTTGATGAGATAATCACTGATTTGGTTGCCGATTTGCAGGATCGAATTGAAGATAAAGAGTTGTCTTTTTACAAAAATTTGCAACATCATTTTAGTTTTAAAGGAAATAAAACCCTGATGCATATTTTGTTTTATAATTTGATTGTCAATGCAATAAAGTATAATAATCCTTTGGGGACAATAGAAATCAAAGACGGTTTTTTGAATGGTAATTATTTTTTGTCGATTTCGGATACTGGAATTGGATTGAGCGAAAAACAACAAAAGAACGTTTTTAAGCGATTTGCCAGAGTAAGTTCAGATCAGGAAGGGCAGGGGTTGGGGCTTGCAATTGCCGAAAGTATTGCGCAATTTCACCATATTGTTATTGAGTTAAAATCAGAAATCAAAGTTGGAACTACTTTTATTTTGTTATTTTCAAATGAGTCAAAACTTAATTAA
- a CDS encoding metallophosphoesterase, translated as MILRLFIVGAILFIIELYAFQAIRTLVKLRWALISYQIISFFLFAFIFYSFTQFDRSVGQTKQTMFTMGLLLVVYLPKIVMTVILLGEDVFRLAAGAINYFIDNNSNADFLPSRRKFVSQIGLGLASIPFLSLIYGIFEGKYNFKVIKQAIYFPDLPDAFNGFTITQISDVHSGSFDNPEKINYAIDLVNQQNSDMILFTGDIVNTHAKEMIPWLDTFNRIKKHEYGKFSVLGNHDYGEYVTWPSQQAKAKNFQDIKNLYGQIGFQLLLNEHTFIEKGGDKIALVGVENWGKNFKQAGDLNKASQNLGTDDFKILMSHDPSHWNEVVQHDDKHFQLTLSGHTHGMQFGIEIPGVFKWSLAQYVYKQWAGLYENMGRYVYVNRGFGFHAYPGRVGIMPEITVIQLIKGEKLA; from the coding sequence ATGATTTTACGTTTATTCATCGTAGGTGCTATACTTTTTATTATTGAGCTTTATGCTTTTCAGGCTATCAGGACATTGGTCAAATTGAGATGGGCACTTATTTCATATCAAATAATCAGCTTTTTCCTTTTTGCATTTATCTTTTATTCTTTTACCCAATTTGATCGTTCTGTAGGGCAGACCAAACAAACTATGTTTACCATGGGTTTGTTGTTGGTTGTATATCTTCCTAAAATTGTAATGACGGTAATTCTTTTGGGAGAAGATGTATTCCGATTGGCAGCAGGAGCGATTAATTATTTTATAGATAATAACAGCAATGCCGATTTTTTGCCTTCCAGACGCAAATTTGTTAGTCAAATTGGTTTGGGGTTGGCCTCAATTCCTTTTTTGTCTTTGATTTATGGAATTTTTGAAGGGAAATATAATTTTAAAGTAATAAAGCAGGCAATCTATTTTCCGGATTTACCAGATGCTTTCAATGGGTTTACTATTACACAAATCTCTGATGTGCATAGCGGAAGTTTTGATAATCCCGAAAAAATTAATTACGCCATTGATTTGGTAAATCAGCAAAATTCGGATATGATTTTGTTTACGGGAGATATTGTGAATACTCATGCTAAAGAAATGATACCCTGGCTTGATACTTTCAATCGTATTAAGAAACATGAATACGGTAAATTTTCGGTTCTTGGGAATCATGATTATGGGGAATATGTGACTTGGCCTTCGCAACAGGCAAAGGCTAAAAATTTTCAGGATATTAAAAATCTGTATGGTCAAATTGGATTTCAACTGCTTTTGAACGAACACACTTTTATCGAAAAAGGCGGTGATAAAATTGCTTTGGTTGGAGTAGAAAATTGGGGGAAAAATTTCAAACAGGCAGGAGATTTAAATAAAGCTTCTCAGAATTTGGGTACAGATGATTTTAAAATATTGATGAGCCATGATCCAAGTCACTGGAACGAAGTGGTTCAGCATGACGATAAACATTTTCAGTTAACATTGTCAGGTCACACGCACGGTATGCAGTTTGGGATTGAGATTCCGGGAGTTTTTAAGTGGAGCCTTGCGCAATATGTGTATAAGCAATGGGCGGGTCTGTACGAAAATATGGGTAGATATGTTTATGTGAATAGAGGATTTGGGTTTCATGCTTATCCGGGTCGAGTTGGAATTATGCCGGAAATAACAGTAATTCAACTAATAAAAGGTGAAAAATTAGCATAA